The Euphorbia lathyris chromosome 3, ddEupLath1.1, whole genome shotgun sequence genome contains a region encoding:
- the LOC136222272 gene encoding protein NLP2-like: MENGADKPDSTTSGNFSGSAMDLDFMDELLYEGCWLETSDSFSFSQPTPSTSAAPQYFPFVDSISTQNQHIQQKSESENQTNESLVKSEGFPIGGSELSRSLWIEPRAYERPASTVKKRLMQAVAQLKGYTENREILVQIWVPTKKEGKNVLTTIGQPCLLSLKSESLASYRFVSETYHFPVDGDSKDSLGLPGRVFLGMLPESTPDVRFFRSDEYPRKSYAKQYNIGGSLAVPIFERGTGSCLGVVEVVTTSQNISYRPELETICKALEAVDLKSSQDYCPPSVKACKEFCQAVVPEISEILASVCTTHNLPLALTWARCFQQGKGGCRHFDEKFAHCISTLDSACMVADRELLAFHAACSEQYLYAGQGIVGKAFMANKQCFASDIAAFSKTDYPLSHHAKVLNLHAAVAIPLRSSSTGSADFVLELFLPKDCLDAKEQRRMRDLLPLSIQQTCRSLHVVMEVLEEDSWCTPVASDGTHNILENYKVRSSSLKEASLEGSSWISQMMVAQQKGKQVYVSWDQPKEPKEEFKVASHLDGSLEELYLKHGYTESGEVQHDFKLRDNVEGISNSSFTGQNSSGGRKTGEKRRTKTEKSISLEVLRQYFAGSLKDAAKSIGVCPTTLKRICRQHGITRWPSRKLKKVGHSLKKLQLVIDSVQGAEGAIQIDSFYKTFPDLSSPNICGNGSFGFLKMNDDSKPLNPHPENGPVNAGATASKSPSSSCSQSSGSSTCCSTETKKHSIMDNASNPVDALKAEYPVGELKRARSDAELHAVYCEEPKPLVRSQSHKILGDNPILETLPTLPKSGGRCMPESGTFRVKANYGEEKVRFSLQPNWDFNVLQGELAKRFSIKDVSRIDLKYLDDDCEWVLLTCDADLEECKDIYRIHQGQTIRMSVHQSWQPLR; encoded by the exons ATGGAAAATGGTGCTGATAAACCTGATTCTACTACGTCTGGGAACTTCTCTGGCTCTGCCATGGATTTAGATTTCATGGATGAGCTTTTATATGAAGGTTGCTGGTTGGAGACTTCTGATAGCTTCAGCTTTTCACAGCCAACCCCTTCAACCTCTGCTGCTCCACAATATTTCCCCTTTGTTGATTCCATCAGCACTCAAAATCAGCACATCCAACAAAAATCAGAATCCGAGAACCAGACTAATGAATCTTTAGTGAAATCTGAAGGCTTCCCAATTGGAGGAAGTGAATTGAGTAGAAGCTTGTGGATTGAACCAAGGGCATATGAAAGACCAGCTTCTACAGTAAAGAAACGATTGATGCAAGCTGTTGCACAGCTGAAAGGATACACAGAAAATAGAGAAATCCTTGTTCAGATATGGGTACCTACAAAAAAAGAGGGTAAGAATGTGCTCACAACCATTGGCCAGCCATGCTTACTCAGTCTAAAGAGTGAAAGTCTTGCAAGTTATAGATTTGTTTCAGAAACATACCATTTCCCAGTAGATGGTGATTCCAAAGATTCACTTGGATTGCCTGGCCGTGTTTTTTTGGGGATGTTGCCCGAGTCAACTCCAGATGTTCGTTTCTTCAGGAGTGATGAGTATCCACGAAAAAGTTATGCCAAGCAATATAACATTGGGGGTTCTCTTGCAGTTCCTATATTTGAAAGGGGTACTGGTTCTTGCTTGGGGGTTGTTGAGGTTGTCACTACCTCTCAGAATATCAGTTATCGTCCTGAGCTAGAAACTATCTGCAAAGCTCTCGAg GCTGTTGATCTAAAGAGTTCACAAGACTATTGCCCTCCAAGTGTTAAG GCTTGTAAAGAGTTTTGCCAAGCTGTGGTTCCAGAGATATCAGAAATTCTGGCCTCTGTATGCACAACTCATAATTTACCTTTAGCTCTGACATGGGCACGGTGTTTCCAGCAAGGAAAAGGTGGATGTCGACATTTTGATGAGAAGTTTGCTCATTGTATTTCCACTTTGGATTCTGCTTGCATGGTTGCGGATAGAGAACTTTTAGCATTCCACGCGGCATGTTCAGAGCAGTACCTTTATGCAGGTCAAGGGATTGTCGGGAAAGCATTCATGGCGAACAAACAGTGTTTTGCATCTGATATAGCTGCCTTTAGCAAGACTGATTATCCTCTATCTCACCATGCTAAGGTGCTCAATTTGCATGCTGCTGTTGCAATTCCACTTAGAAGCTCTTCTACTGGATCAGCTGATTTTGTCTTGGAGTTATTCTTACCAAAGGATTGTCTAGATGCTAAAGAACAAAGGCGGATGAGAGACTTATTGCCCCTTTCGATACAACAAACTTGTCGATCTTTACATGTTGTCATGGAGGTGCTCGAGGAAGACAGCTGGTGTACTCCCGTTGCTTCAGATGGAACACATAACATCCTTGAAAATTATAAAGTCAGATCTTCGTCATTGAAAGAAGCCTCTTTAGAGGGGTCATCCTGGATTTCCCAGATGATGGTGGCTCAACAGAAAGGAAAGCAAGTCTATGTCTCATGGGACCAACCGAAAGAACCTAAAGAAGAGTTCAAGGTGGCCAGTCATTTGGACGGTTCTCTGGAGGAATTATACCTAAAGCATGGTTACACTGAGTCTGGAGAAGTTCAACATGATTTTAAACTCAGAGATAATGTTGAGGGCATCAGCAATTCTTCTTTTACTGGGCAGAACTCATCAGGCGGCAGAAAAACAGGTGAGAAAAGACGAACGAAGACAGAGAAGAGTATCAGCTTGGAGGTTCTTCGACAATACTTTGCAGGGAGTCTTAAAGATGCTGCTAAGAGTATTGGCG TGTGCCCCACCACTCTCAAAAGGATATGCAGACAGCACGGTATCACTCGGTGGCCTTCTCGAAAGCTTAAGAAGGTCGGCCACTCTTTAAAGAAACTCCAACTTGTGATCGATTCAGTCCAAGGTGCAGAAGGTGCCATTCAGATTGATTCTTTCTATAAAACTTTTCCAGATTTAAGCTCTCCCAATATTTGTGGAAATGGTTCTTTTGGATTCTTAAAGATGAATGATGATTCAAAGCCATTGAATCCTCATCCTGAAAATGGCCCAGTCAATGCTGGCGCCACCGCTTCAAAATCTCCATCCTCATCATGTAGTCAGAGCTCTGGATCAAGCACCTGTTGTTCCACAGAAACAAAGAAGCATTCAATCATGGATAATGCTTCGAATCCTGTGGATGCCTTGAAAGCAGAATACCCTGTTGGCGAGCTGAAGAGAGCACGCAGTGATGCAGAATTACATGCTGTATACTGTGAGGAACCCAAACCTCTTGTAAGATCCCAAAGCCATAAAATATTGGGTGATAATCCGATACTGGAGACTCTGCCCACCTTACCGAAAAGCGGTGGCCGCTGTATGCCAGAAAGTGGCACCTTTAGAGTGAAAGCCAACTATGGAGAAGAAAAAGTACGTTTCAGCTTGCAACCAAATTGGGATTTCAATGTCCTGCAAGGGGAGCTTGCAAAGCGTTTTAGCATAAAAGATGTTAGCAGAATTGATCTCAAGTATCTGGATGATGATTGCGAATGGGTTCTCTTGACTTGTGATGCTGATCTGGAGGAATGTAAGGATATATACAGAATCCATCAAGGGCAGACAATTAGAATGTCTGTTCATCAAAGTTGGCAACCCCTTCGCTGA